One stretch of Deinococcus metalli DNA includes these proteins:
- a CDS encoding YdcF family protein gives MRARGSTPTLLPLAVVALLAAGFLALPNLRVPNTPTPHATLLVLGAAQYAGRPSPAFQRRLDHALNLYRHGGVRTIVVTGGRRQGDPYTEGGVGTAYLARHGVPQATLIAETRSRTTIENLTGARVVLRPGTPVTLVTDEAHAPRALALARALGMDADVSASPLAVGTSRSYLLREKLALLGYALIGIRL, from the coding sequence ATGCGCGCGCGCGGCTCCACGCCCACCCTGCTGCCCCTGGCCGTCGTGGCCCTGCTGGCGGCCGGGTTCCTGGCGCTGCCGAACCTGCGGGTGCCGAACACCCCCACGCCGCACGCCACGCTGCTGGTCCTGGGCGCCGCGCAGTACGCCGGGCGGCCCAGCCCCGCGTTCCAGCGCCGCCTGGATCACGCCCTGAACCTGTACCGGCACGGCGGCGTCCGCACCATCGTGGTGACCGGCGGCCGCCGCCAGGGCGATCCCTACACCGAGGGCGGCGTGGGCACGGCGTACCTCGCGCGCCATGGCGTGCCGCAGGCCACGCTGATCGCGGAGACGCGCAGCCGCACCACCATCGAGAACCTCACGGGCGCCCGCGTGGTCCTGCGGCCCGGCACGCCCGTCACGCTGGTCACGGACGAGGCGCATGCGCCTCGCGCCCTGGCCCTGGCCCGCGCACTGGGCATGGACGCGGACGTGAGCGCCAGCCCGCTCGCCGTGGGCACCAGCCGCAGCTACCTGCTGCGCGAGAAGCTGGCGCTGCTGGGCTACGCCCTGATCGGCATCCGCCTGTAG
- the topA gene encoding type I DNA topoisomerase — protein MPNTLVIVESPAKARTIEKYLGKGYTVESSIGHIRDLPKSAADIPEKYKGQAWARLGLDIEHDFSPLYVVAPEKRQHVAKLRKMAQDADEIILATDDDREGESIAWHLYQELRPRVPVKRMVFHEITKEAIQAAIASPRQIDTNLVEAQEARRALDRLYGYEVSPVLWKKVAPKLSAGRVQSVATRMLVERERERMRFVSATWWDLLVSATTADAQRFPARLTDVGGHKLALGRDFDPLTGKLKPDANVRLLSEAEARSLAEALTGQPLTVTSAEEKPFTQRPYPPFITSTLQQEGSRKLGFAATRTMRAAQRLYEQGYITYMRTDSTNLSTEAVTAARTQVAQMYGQAYLSPQPRVYAKKAKNAQEAHEAIRPAGSSFRTPDSLRSELSGDEWRLYDLIWKRTVACQMADARGRSLRVRLAGKARSGEDVQLSASGRTIDFPGFLRAYVEGSDDPSAALEDRETPLPPLKEGERVTAESVKPEGHETQPPARYTEASLVQALESAGIGRPSTYASILGTIQDRGYAAKKGQALVPSWTAFATSALLEGHFGSLVDYDFTAKMEEDLDDIAGGRAQRVPYLRRFYLGDRGQGMALRPLIDSKMGEIDARGIATIAVPKLEGSGIEVRVGRYGPYMERGEQKANLPEDLSPDELTTEKAEELLARPSGDRVLGTDDATGLPVVARAGRYGPYVTLGDTNPPVRSASLFPSDDLTTLTLPRALKLLSLPRLVGTSEGEEVWALNGKYGPYLKRGSDSRSLTTHEQLFEVGIHEAEALFMQPRFGKGRAAAAPPLRSFEYEGRAPIVLKSGRFGPYLTDGERNATLRKGEDEGTLSAERALEILEERGKEPKKKPGKAPRKAAASPATKKAGGAKTGAAKASTGTRKAPARAAAKPGTTRKAPAKAKAPAKSPAKTPLTWAQLQPHLGILSSEERQLVTATREQGRKVEDVAPALGLDIKKAKGMALQASKKLNQAARGE, from the coding sequence ATGCCCAACACCCTTGTGATCGTCGAATCGCCCGCGAAGGCCCGCACCATCGAGAAGTACCTCGGCAAGGGGTACACGGTGGAGTCCAGCATCGGGCACATCCGCGATCTGCCTAAAAGCGCTGCCGACATCCCCGAGAAATACAAGGGTCAGGCGTGGGCTCGCCTGGGCCTGGACATCGAGCACGACTTCAGCCCGCTGTACGTGGTGGCCCCGGAAAAACGCCAGCACGTCGCCAAGCTGCGCAAGATGGCACAGGACGCCGACGAGATCATCCTGGCGACCGACGACGACCGCGAGGGCGAGAGCATCGCGTGGCACCTGTACCAGGAACTGCGGCCCCGCGTGCCGGTCAAGCGCATGGTGTTCCACGAGATCACCAAGGAGGCCATCCAGGCGGCCATCGCCAGCCCCCGGCAGATCGACACGAACCTGGTCGAGGCGCAGGAAGCCCGGCGCGCGCTCGACCGCCTGTACGGCTACGAGGTCAGCCCGGTGCTGTGGAAGAAGGTCGCGCCCAAGCTCTCGGCGGGCCGCGTGCAGAGCGTGGCAACCCGCATGCTGGTCGAGCGCGAGCGCGAGCGCATGCGCTTTGTCAGCGCCACGTGGTGGGACCTGCTGGTGAGTGCCACTACGGCCGACGCCCAGAGGTTTCCTGCCCGCCTGACCGACGTGGGCGGGCACAAACTCGCGCTGGGCCGGGACTTCGATCCGCTGACCGGGAAGCTCAAGCCGGATGCCAACGTGCGGCTGTTGTCCGAGGCCGAGGCGCGGTCGCTGGCCGAGGCCCTGACCGGCCAGCCCCTGACGGTCACGAGCGCCGAGGAAAAGCCCTTCACGCAGCGCCCGTACCCGCCCTTCATCACGTCCACCCTGCAACAGGAGGGCAGCCGCAAGCTGGGCTTCGCGGCCACCCGCACCATGCGCGCCGCGCAGCGCCTGTACGAGCAGGGGTACATCACGTACATGCGCACGGACTCCACCAACCTGAGCACCGAGGCCGTGACCGCCGCCCGCACGCAGGTCGCGCAGATGTACGGGCAGGCCTACCTGTCGCCGCAGCCGCGCGTGTACGCCAAGAAGGCCAAGAATGCCCAGGAAGCGCACGAGGCGATCCGCCCCGCCGGGAGCAGTTTCCGCACGCCGGACTCGCTGCGGAGCGAACTCTCGGGCGACGAGTGGCGCCTGTACGACCTGATCTGGAAACGCACTGTGGCGTGCCAGATGGCCGACGCGCGCGGCCGCAGCCTGCGCGTGCGGCTGGCCGGAAAAGCCAGGAGTGGGGAAGACGTGCAGCTCAGCGCGTCGGGCCGCACCATCGACTTTCCCGGTTTCCTGCGCGCCTACGTCGAGGGCAGCGATGACCCCAGCGCCGCCCTGGAAGACCGCGAGACGCCTCTGCCGCCGCTGAAGGAGGGCGAGCGCGTCACCGCCGAGAGCGTGAAGCCCGAGGGCCACGAGACGCAGCCGCCCGCCCGCTACACCGAGGCGTCGCTGGTGCAGGCGCTGGAATCTGCGGGCATCGGGCGTCCCAGCACCTATGCGAGCATCCTCGGCACCATTCAGGACCGTGGGTACGCCGCCAAGAAGGGGCAGGCGCTGGTGCCGTCGTGGACGGCCTTCGCCACCTCCGCGCTGCTGGAGGGGCATTTCGGGTCGCTGGTGGACTACGATTTCACCGCCAAGATGGAAGAGGACCTGGACGACATCGCCGGGGGCCGTGCCCAGCGCGTGCCGTACCTGCGGCGCTTCTACCTGGGCGACCGCGGACAGGGCATGGCCCTGCGGCCCCTCATCGACTCGAAGATGGGCGAGATCGACGCGCGCGGGATCGCCACCATCGCCGTGCCCAAGCTGGAGGGCAGCGGCATCGAGGTGCGGGTCGGCCGCTACGGCCCGTACATGGAGCGCGGCGAGCAGAAGGCGAACCTCCCCGAGGACCTGAGCCCCGACGAACTGACGACCGAGAAGGCCGAGGAACTGCTGGCGCGGCCCAGCGGCGACCGCGTGCTCGGCACCGACGACGCGACCGGCCTGCCGGTGGTCGCCCGCGCCGGCCGCTACGGCCCCTACGTGACGCTGGGCGACACCAACCCACCCGTGCGCTCCGCGAGCCTGTTCCCGAGTGACGACCTGACCACCCTGACCCTGCCGCGCGCCCTGAAACTCCTGAGCCTGCCGCGTCTGGTGGGCACCAGCGAGGGCGAGGAGGTGTGGGCGCTGAACGGCAAGTACGGCCCGTACCTCAAGCGCGGCAGCGACAGCCGTTCCCTGACCACCCACGAGCAGCTGTTCGAGGTCGGCATCCATGAGGCCGAGGCGCTGTTCATGCAGCCCCGCTTCGGCAAGGGCCGCGCCGCCGCTGCGCCCCCCCTGCGCTCCTTCGAGTACGAGGGCCGAGCGCCCATCGTCCTGAAGTCCGGCCGCTTCGGCCCGTATCTCACCGACGGCGAGCGCAACGCCACCCTGCGCAAGGGCGAGGACGAGGGCACACTGAGCGCCGAACGCGCCCTGGAAATCCTGGAGGAGCGCGGCAAGGAGCCCAAGAAGAAACCCGGCAAGGCGCCCCGCAAGGCCGCCGCAAGTCCGGCCACGAAAAAGGCGGGTGGAGCGAAGACCGGCGCGGCGAAGGCCAGCACCGGAACCCGCAAGGCCCCGGCCCGCGCCGCCGCCAAGCCCGGGACCACGCGCAAGGCGCCTGCCAAGGCGAAGGCTCCGGCCAAGTCGCCCGCCAAGACTCCGCTGACGTGGGCGCAGCTCCAGCCGCACCTGGGGATCCTGAGCAGCGAGGAGCGCCAGCTCGTGACCGCCACCCGCGAACAGGGCCGCAAGGTCGAGGACGTTGCCCCGGCGCTCGGCCTCGACATCAAGAAGGCCAAGGGCATGGCCCTCCAGGCCAGCAAGAAGCTGAATCAGGCGGCGCGCGGAGAGTAA
- a CDS encoding acyl-CoA thioesterase encodes MTRPTPHVRADYPYHHPTPTRWADNDVYGHVNNVTYYAYFDTAVNAYLAARGALDLHAGSVIGLVVETGCAYFAPAAFPDALSVGVRVARVGTSSVRYELAVFRGADEAACAQGYFVHVYVDRATRRPTALPDALRAALEALRL; translated from the coding sequence ATGACCCGGCCCACGCCGCATGTCCGCGCTGACTACCCGTACCACCACCCCACACCGACCCGCTGGGCGGACAACGACGTGTACGGGCACGTGAACAACGTGACGTACTACGCGTACTTCGACACGGCCGTGAACGCCTATCTGGCGGCGCGCGGCGCCCTGGACCTCCACGCGGGGAGCGTGATCGGGCTGGTGGTGGAGACGGGCTGTGCGTACTTCGCGCCCGCCGCGTTCCCGGACGCGCTCAGTGTGGGCGTGCGCGTGGCGCGCGTGGGCACGAGTTCCGTGCGCTACGAACTGGCTGTATTCCGTGGCGCAGACGAGGCGGCCTGCGCGCAGGGATATTTCGTGCACGTGTACGTGGACCGTGCGACCCGGCGCCCCACGGCCCTGCCCGACGCCTTACGGGCCGCGCTGGAAGCGTTGAGGCTATAG
- a CDS encoding SRPBCC family protein, translating to MSESIQLKQNIVVRARPDVLYRLALEPRRRVKWDKNFVSAEYEGGDGRLANNVLVRFKFPRRLLGLAFTAKYGQLQAPQRGGWESVRHVGPLEKLTQAWSFKPMPGGTEVTLSMNARVRYKWIRAPIERVLNNMLVSTLIELQRTVDAQGAQLMEDMGKEIAEKQKAEQKAAKEAARAAKKKR from the coding sequence ATGTCCGAGTCGATACAGCTCAAGCAGAACATCGTGGTTCGTGCCCGCCCGGACGTGCTGTACCGCCTGGCACTGGAGCCCAGGCGCCGCGTGAAGTGGGACAAGAACTTCGTGTCTGCCGAGTACGAGGGCGGGGACGGGCGGCTGGCGAACAACGTCCTGGTGCGCTTCAAGTTCCCGCGCCGGCTGCTGGGCCTGGCCTTCACCGCCAAGTACGGCCAGCTCCAGGCCCCGCAGCGCGGCGGGTGGGAAAGCGTGCGGCACGTCGGACCGCTGGAGAAACTCACGCAGGCGTGGTCGTTCAAGCCCATGCCCGGCGGCACCGAGGTCACGCTGAGCATGAACGCCCGCGTGCGCTACAAGTGGATCCGGGCGCCCATCGAGCGGGTGCTGAACAACATGCTGGTCAGCACCCTGATCGAACTCCAGCGCACCGTGGACGCCCAGGGCGCGCAGCTCATGGAGGACATGGGCAAGGAGATCGCCGAGAAGCAGAAGGCGGAACAGAAGGCCGCCAAGGAAGCCGCCCGGGCCGCGAAGAAAAAGCGCTGA
- a CDS encoding PIG-L deacetylase family protein — protein sequence MRIMAVFAHPDDEIGCIGTLAKHAARGDEVMLVWTTLGELASQFGDASHEEVTRVRREHGAWVAQTIGAQYHFFDMGDSRMTGGRAEALQLARLYATFRPNAVITWSDDHPHPDHRMTAKIAFDAITLARIPKIVNEQGGGQAMPPAPDLGSAEGIESGEDVRRLDALREPVRFYQYYAPASPYPEVIVDVSETIEAGAEVMGYYHDFYKWTWTKDQYREGRAAIGRMAGPGVKYAEHFTLRVSHLPARAYLD from the coding sequence ATGCGAATCATGGCGGTGTTTGCCCATCCGGACGACGAGATCGGTTGCATTGGCACGCTGGCGAAGCACGCGGCGCGCGGGGACGAGGTGATGCTGGTGTGGACGACGCTGGGCGAACTCGCCAGCCAGTTCGGCGACGCCTCGCACGAGGAGGTCACGCGCGTGCGCCGCGAGCACGGCGCGTGGGTGGCCCAGACAATCGGCGCGCAGTACCACTTCTTCGACATGGGCGACAGCCGCATGACCGGCGGCCGCGCCGAGGCGCTGCAACTCGCGCGGCTGTACGCCACCTTCCGCCCGAATGCGGTTATCACGTGGAGTGACGACCACCCGCACCCGGACCACCGCATGACCGCGAAGATCGCCTTCGACGCGATCACGCTGGCGCGCATTCCCAAGATCGTGAACGAGCAGGGCGGCGGCCAGGCCATGCCGCCCGCGCCGGACCTGGGCAGCGCCGAGGGCATCGAGAGCGGCGAGGACGTGCGCCGGCTGGACGCGCTGCGCGAGCCGGTGCGCTTCTACCAGTACTACGCCCCGGCCAGCCCCTACCCGGAGGTGATCGTGGACGTGTCGGAGACCATCGAGGCGGGCGCGGAGGTCATGGGGTACTACCACGACTTCTACAAGTGGACGTGGACGAAAGACCAGTACCGCGAGGGCCGCGCGGCGATCGGCCGGATGGCCGGGCCGGGCGTGAAGTACGCCGAGCACTTCACGCTGCGTGTGTCTCACCTGCCCGCGCGGGCGTACCTGGACTGA
- a CDS encoding inorganic phosphate transporter, translated as MDTALIALIVIVALALTFDFINGFHDTANAIATSVATRVLTPAQAIAMSAVLNVVGALTGTAVAKTISKDILPQEYATLEVVGATLVSAIAWNLFTWWRGLPSSSSHALVFSLVGSGVAAGGWGIIIPKGVQKTLMGLVYSPVLGFLIPILLMFLLSWLVLRRMRPRLVTRNFRALQIFSAAFMAFSHGGNDAQKTMGIITFALAGYLGTKIDTVPLWVILSAAGAMGLGTAVGGWRIIKTMGFKVVDLKPVDGFVAETSAALIIEGASRLGIPVSTTHTISTAIMGVGTTKGFRKVKWQVAGRIVQAWIFTIPTCIALGWLMYRVVMLLGL; from the coding sequence ATGGACACTGCGCTGATCGCCCTCATCGTCATCGTCGCGCTGGCGCTGACCTTCGACTTCATCAACGGCTTTCACGACACCGCCAACGCCATTGCCACGTCGGTCGCCACGCGGGTGCTCACGCCCGCACAGGCCATCGCCATGAGCGCGGTGCTGAACGTGGTGGGCGCCCTGACCGGCACGGCCGTCGCCAAGACCATCTCCAAGGACATCCTGCCGCAGGAGTACGCGACCCTGGAGGTCGTGGGGGCCACGCTGGTCAGCGCCATCGCGTGGAACCTGTTCACGTGGTGGCGCGGCCTGCCCAGCAGCAGCAGCCACGCGCTGGTGTTCAGCCTGGTCGGGTCGGGGGTGGCGGCCGGCGGCTGGGGCATCATCATCCCCAAGGGCGTGCAGAAGACCCTGATGGGTCTGGTGTACTCGCCGGTCCTGGGCTTCCTGATTCCCATCTTGCTGATGTTCCTGCTGTCGTGGCTGGTGCTGCGCCGCATGCGGCCCCGGCTGGTCACGCGCAACTTCCGCGCGTTGCAGATCTTCAGCGCCGCCTTCATGGCCTTTTCGCACGGCGGGAACGACGCGCAGAAGACCATGGGCATCATCACCTTCGCGCTGGCCGGCTACCTGGGCACCAAGATCGACACCGTGCCCCTGTGGGTGATCCTGTCGGCGGCGGGCGCGATGGGCCTGGGCACCGCCGTGGGCGGGTGGCGGATCATCAAGACCATGGGCTTCAAGGTGGTGGACCTGAAACCCGTGGACGGCTTCGTGGCCGAGACCAGCGCCGCCCTGATCATCGAGGGCGCGAGCCGTCTGGGCATCCCGGTCAGCACCACGCACACGATCTCCACGGCGATCATGGGCGTGGGCACCACCAAGGGCTTCCGCAAGGTCAAGTGGCAGGTCGCCGGGCGCATCGTGCAGGCGTGGATCTTCACCATCCCCACGTGCATCGCGCTGGGATGGCTGATGTACCGAGTGGTCATGCTGCTGGGGCTGTAG
- a CDS encoding DUF47 domain-containing protein, producing the protein MVLSKFMPSNPKFAAKFAEAARNAHVTAQALVELLENYTDVEAKVRRVRDLEHEGDRISREVTNLLAESFIVPFDREDIIALNDELDDLVDDMEDAARKLSLYGVETPLPQMAQLARVVEQQCALLARGMPMIEDAGKVRELAEIAVQIRALEDEGDTISDEVQRTLYHGVSDVPGMIRAMRGGEIANLIEDASDQAQRVAKTVESILLKNA; encoded by the coding sequence ATGGTGCTGTCAAAATTCATGCCCAGCAACCCGAAATTCGCCGCCAAGTTCGCGGAGGCGGCCCGCAATGCTCACGTGACCGCCCAGGCCCTGGTCGAGTTGCTTGAGAACTACACCGACGTGGAGGCCAAGGTGCGGCGCGTGCGTGACCTGGAACACGAGGGCGACCGCATCTCGCGCGAGGTCACGAACCTGCTGGCCGAGTCGTTCATCGTGCCCTTTGACCGCGAGGACATCATCGCGCTGAACGACGAGTTGGACGACCTCGTGGACGACATGGAGGACGCCGCACGCAAGCTGAGCCTCTACGGCGTGGAGACCCCCCTGCCGCAGATGGCGCAGCTCGCCCGCGTGGTCGAGCAGCAGTGCGCGCTGCTGGCGCGCGGCATGCCCATGATCGAGGACGCCGGGAAGGTGCGCGAACTGGCCGAGATCGCCGTGCAGATCCGCGCGCTGGAAGACGAGGGCGACACCATCAGCGACGAGGTGCAGCGCACCCTGTACCACGGCGTGAGTGACGTGCCGGGCATGATCCGTGCCATGCGCGGCGGCGAGATCGCCAACCTGATCGAGGACGCCAGCGACCAGGCGCAGCGCGTCGCCAAGACCGTCGAGAGCATCCTGCTCAAGAACGCGTAG
- a CDS encoding alpha-amylase family glycosyl hydrolase, which translates to MKRFHIAARSVLLPALTLSLAACSLVKPPATTAHDWRDDTIYFALTDRFANGNTANDNGPNRNAGDVADRTNPLAWHGGDFAGLKAKIDEGYFKRMGFTAIWISPVVLQVPAIAGPTSGPNAGKLFAGYHGYWAEDFFQVDPHFGTLAEYKALIQDAHRNGIRILQDVVVNHAGYGATLTKTHPSWFHTDAECAASTNQTTDCPLAGLPDFKQDIPEVTTYLNDFIKYWRDTTGIDGLRIDTMKHVPDAYWKQFFAAGGAGDPSRLWSVGEVFDTNPAYTARFMNDLGAPSVFDFALYSAFRDQMSSAGGNLDRMADVFAQDGVYKDATRLTTFVDNHDVRRFVNEVTSRGGTSAQAAERLDLALSTQYFSRGTPSVYQGTEYAQVGEGDPYTYPTGQGNREDMDFSKLATGTLDERLGTLAQARRSYTALTRGAQQELWRPNGGAPVLSYRRVISGVKGTAGQPVVFVVNNGDTAVDLSTLSGGGIPLLGTFTSSALTEITGRSSDLSVSGGKLVGTVPARTALAVTAPAGSGASGTVNPALPEVTNLAATPGDSAVNLTWTPSADAAVSGYRIYAKTGTGAERLLNFAPLPATQSAYLARGVTNDVATTFRVVTVDASGAESRGASVTATPSASNTAKVTFTVDARSQGNGPIELRRFDTGSQVVYPMTQGARGIWKTQIDLPLFREVKFKFGSKGNGAKNSGYEGDGQGDRAYVVGTNGNAYSGTYDFIDVPAPSTVIEGKVTGGGNPLAGALVEATTANPKQNYALTFSDGTYTLFAPAGAQTLRASADGHDAATRSATSPQTGADFALSAQTGTVVGKYRIDGQLGDWTAPKVNVQSPAAGGFGADNNWLTLQADSDAQYLYLAYTYRVGGNSAIVYLDTRAGGATKTDGLDAWAKLATFSGGMGGVDAFVARYDNQNPELRLVTSDTVTSLVSSGAYTAVSTGTLPDQTVEMAIPWTELGLTGAPTNGINLVAGIFGGDGYGAGDIIPDAGSTPSGANSRDCNDKCRALFTAPLNVK; encoded by the coding sequence ATGAAGCGTTTCCATATAGCTGCCCGCAGCGTCCTGCTGCCCGCCCTGACCCTCTCCCTGGCCGCGTGCAGCCTGGTCAAGCCGCCGGCCACGACCGCCCACGACTGGCGCGACGACACCATCTACTTCGCCCTGACCGACCGCTTCGCCAACGGCAACACGGCGAACGACAACGGCCCGAACCGGAACGCTGGGGACGTAGCGGACAGAACCAACCCGCTCGCGTGGCACGGCGGGGACTTCGCGGGCCTGAAGGCGAAGATCGACGAGGGCTACTTCAAACGCATGGGCTTCACGGCCATCTGGATCAGCCCGGTGGTGCTTCAGGTGCCGGCCATCGCGGGACCGACCAGCGGGCCGAACGCAGGCAAGCTGTTCGCCGGCTACCACGGCTACTGGGCCGAGGACTTCTTCCAGGTCGATCCGCACTTCGGCACGCTGGCCGAGTACAAGGCCCTGATCCAGGACGCCCACAGGAACGGCATCCGGATTCTTCAGGACGTGGTGGTGAACCATGCCGGATACGGCGCGACCCTGACGAAGACGCATCCGAGCTGGTTCCACACCGACGCCGAGTGCGCCGCAAGCACCAACCAGACCACCGACTGTCCGCTGGCCGGACTACCGGACTTCAAGCAGGACATTCCGGAGGTCACCACTTACCTGAACGACTTCATCAAATACTGGCGCGACACGACCGGCATCGACGGTCTGCGCATCGACACCATGAAGCACGTGCCGGACGCGTACTGGAAACAGTTCTTCGCGGCGGGCGGCGCGGGCGATCCCAGCAGGCTGTGGTCAGTCGGTGAGGTGTTCGACACGAATCCCGCGTACACGGCGCGGTTCATGAACGATCTGGGCGCGCCCAGCGTGTTCGACTTCGCGCTGTACTCCGCCTTCAGGGACCAGATGAGCAGTGCGGGCGGCAACCTTGACCGCATGGCGGACGTGTTCGCGCAGGACGGCGTGTACAAGGACGCCACGCGGCTCACGACCTTCGTGGACAACCACGACGTGCGCCGCTTCGTGAACGAGGTGACCTCGCGCGGCGGCACCTCCGCGCAGGCGGCCGAGCGGCTGGACCTGGCGCTGTCCACCCAGTATTTCTCGCGCGGCACGCCCAGCGTGTACCAGGGCACCGAATATGCCCAGGTGGGTGAGGGCGATCCGTACACCTATCCCACCGGCCAGGGCAACCGCGAGGACATGGACTTCAGCAAGCTTGCCACGGGCACGCTGGACGAGCGGCTGGGCACGCTGGCGCAGGCCCGGCGCAGCTACACGGCCCTGACGCGCGGCGCCCAGCAGGAACTGTGGCGACCGAACGGCGGCGCGCCCGTGTTGTCGTACCGCCGGGTGATCAGCGGCGTGAAGGGCACGGCCGGGCAGCCGGTGGTGTTCGTGGTGAACAACGGCGACACCGCCGTGGATCTGTCCACCCTGAGCGGCGGCGGCATTCCGCTGCTGGGCACCTTCACCAGCAGCGCGCTGACCGAGATCACCGGGCGCAGCAGCGACCTGAGCGTCAGCGGCGGCAAGCTGGTCGGGACCGTTCCAGCCCGCACCGCGCTGGCCGTGACCGCTCCGGCCGGCAGCGGCGCGAGCGGCACCGTCAACCCCGCCCTGCCGGAGGTCACGAATCTCGCGGCGACGCCCGGTGACAGCGCCGTAAACCTCACGTGGACGCCCAGCGCCGACGCGGCCGTGAGCGGTTACCGCATCTACGCCAAGACCGGCACGGGCGCCGAGCGGCTGCTGAACTTCGCGCCGCTGCCGGCCACCCAGAGCGCGTACCTCGCGCGCGGCGTCACGAACGACGTCGCCACGACTTTCCGCGTGGTCACGGTGGACGCCAGCGGTGCCGAGAGCAGGGGCGCGTCCGTCACGGCCACGCCCAGCGCCTCGAACACGGCGAAGGTGACGTTCACGGTGGACGCGCGCAGCCAGGGCAACGGCCCCATCGAACTGCGGCGCTTCGACACGGGCAGTCAGGTCGTGTACCCCATGACCCAGGGTGCGCGCGGCATCTGGAAGACCCAGATCGACCTGCCGCTGTTCCGCGAGGTGAAATTCAAGTTCGGCAGCAAAGGCAATGGGGCAAAAAACAGCGGCTACGAGGGCGACGGCCAGGGCGACCGCGCCTACGTGGTCGGCACGAACGGCAACGCGTACAGCGGCACCTACGACTTCATCGACGTGCCCGCCCCGAGCACCGTCATCGAGGGCAAGGTGACGGGCGGCGGCAACCCGCTCGCGGGCGCGCTGGTCGAGGCGACGACCGCCAACCCCAAGCAGAACTACGCCCTGACCTTCAGCGACGGCACATACACCCTGTTCGCGCCGGCCGGCGCGCAGACGCTCCGGGCCAGCGCGGACGGCCACGACGCCGCCACCCGCAGCGCGACCTCGCCGCAGACGGGCGCGGACTTCGCCCTGAGCGCCCAGACGGGCACCGTGGTCGGCAAGTACCGCATCGACGGCCAGCTGGGCGACTGGACAGCCCCCAAGGTGAACGTGCAGAGCCCGGCCGCGGGCGGCTTCGGTGCCGACAACAACTGGCTGACCCTCCAGGCCGACAGCGACGCGCAGTACCTGTATCTGGCGTACACGTACCGCGTGGGCGGCAACTCGGCCATCGTGTACCTGGATACCAGGGCGGGCGGGGCGACCAAAACGGACGGCCTGGACGCGTGGGCGAAACTGGCGACCTTCAGCGGCGGAATGGGCGGCGTGGACGCCTTCGTCGCCCGTTACGACAACCAGAATCCAGAACTGCGACTGGTCACGAGTGACACTGTCACGTCGCTCGTCAGCAGCGGCGCGTACACCGCGGTCAGCACCGGCACCCTGCCTGACCAGACGGTCGAGATGGCGATTCCGTGGACGGAGCTGGGCCTGACCGGCGCGCCCACGAATGGCATCAACCTCGTGGCCGGCATCTTCGGGGGCGACGGCTATGGCGCAGGCGACATCATCCCCGACGCCGGCAGCACCCCGAGCGGCGCGAACTCGCGGGACTGCAACGACAAGTGCCGCGCCCTGTTCACCGCGCCGCTGAACGTGAAGTAG
- a CDS encoding DUF427 domain-containing protein, whose amino-acid sequence MKAIWNGQIIAQSDDTVVVEGNHYFPADSVKAEYLSPSATHTTCPWKGVASYHTLSVDGQENRDAAWYYPHPKDAAQQIAGRVAFWKGVQLLAD is encoded by the coding sequence ATGAAAGCCATCTGGAACGGCCAGATCATCGCCCAGTCCGACGACACCGTGGTGGTCGAGGGCAACCACTACTTTCCCGCAGACAGCGTGAAGGCCGAGTACCTGAGCCCCAGCGCCACGCACACCACCTGCCCGTGGAAGGGCGTGGCCAGTTACCACACCCTCAGCGTGGACGGCCAGGAAAACCGCGACGCCGCGTGGTATTACCCGCACCCTAAGGACGCCGCGCAGCAGATCGCCGGGCGTGTGGCCTTCTGGAAGGGCGTGCAGCTCCTGGCGGACTGA